One genomic window of Caenorhabditis elegans chromosome I includes the following:
- the T10B11.6 gene encoding Transmembrane protein 53 (Confirmed by transcript evidence), giving the protein MFASRRLLPKIAKSTSSTSSAVISTCIQKRNYFTRHVPEPKMMIHLSKSQDVTVDSIVLSDSHHDEKKPVILMVGWAGANPKHIDKYIKVYNDEGYRVVSLCPPCYHYSIPNSRVGFYMSPLFRAIDAKPGDFRSFAKCPIIVHSFSMNGVRGLISFWKWTEAEEKPQLRERIKGIIFDSAPSRPYGKQDATAMVISTPPIDAFERWISEQTRISVLTWFLNLRAYLQIPLLTMVPFLRSFVSIYYYLQTHIALPRDQLYLYSKADTMIKAKHVEKFIEKQKEKGNSVTAIDFVDSEHVAHIRTHPKDYRTACLNFVRHVEASYK; this is encoded by the exons atgtttgcATCCCGGCGccttcttccaaaaattgccaaatccACGTCATCAACATCTTCAGCAGTTATCTCAACGTGTATTCAAAAGAGAAATTACTTTACAAGACATGTTCCTGAACCTAAAATGATGATTCATTTATCCAAATCTCAAG atgttacCGTCGATTCGATTGTACTTTCGGACAGTCATcatgatgagaaaaaaccagTTATTCTGATGGTTGGATGGGCTGGAGCAAATCCAAAGCATATCGACAAGTATATTAAAGTTTATAATGATGAAGg atatcgaGTTGTCTCCCTCTGTCCACCATGTTATCACTATAGTATTCCAAATTCTCGTGTTGGATTCTACATGTCACCACTTTTCAGAGCAATTGATGCAAAACCCGGAGATTTCAGATCATTTGCCAAATG TCCAATAATTGTTCACTCATTTTCAATGAACGGAGTACGCGGattaatttcattttggaAATGGACAGAAGCAGAGGAAAAACCACAATTAAGAGAACGAATTAAAGGAATTATTTTCGATAG tgccCCATCGCGCCCATATGGAAAACAAGACGCTACGGCAATGGTCATTTCAACTCCTCCAATTGATGCATTTGAACGATGGATTAGTGAGCAAACGAGAATTTCTGTGCTTACTTGGTTCTTGAATCTACGAGCTTACTTG CAAATCCCACTTCTTACGATGGTTCCATTTTTACGTTCGTTTGTGTCAATCTACTATTATCTTCAAACACATATTGCCCTGCCACGTGATCAACTGTATTTATACTCTAAAGCTGACACTATGATCAAGGCGAA acatgtcgagaaattcattgaaaaacaaaaagaaaaaggaaattcaGTGACCGCTATTGATTTCGTCGACTCTGAGCATGTTGCACACATTCGAACACATCCAAAAGATTACCGTACAGCTTGCCTGAACTTTGTTAGACACGTCGAAGCGTCGTATAAATGA